A region from the Lates calcarifer isolate ASB-BC8 linkage group LG2, TLL_Latcal_v3, whole genome shotgun sequence genome encodes:
- the LOC108897662 gene encoding solute carrier organic anion transporter family member 3A1 isoform X1, translated as MQVKNQICTERSSTDDPEQDDNQKKTSCFSNIKIFLVSECALMLAQGTVGAYLVSVLTTLERRFNLQSADVGVIASSFEIGNLALILFVSYFGAKAHRPRLIGCGGIVMALGALLSALPEFLTHQYEYEAGDSWHAEDGRDVCSNITRSENRDSGFKCGNRANTNMMYLLLIGAQVLLGIGATPVQPLGVSYIDDHVHRKDSSLYIGILFSTLVFGPACGFILGSVCTKVYVDAVFIDTSKLDITPDDPRWIGAWWGGFLLCGALLFLSALFMFGFPQALDEQDMDGGGESEQAMLPPSLTLEYQGSKPNGTIHGFDINSGLSVCEHLRVIPRVTRHLLSNPVFSCITLAACMEIAVVAGFAAFLGKYLEQQFNLTTSSANQLLGMTAIPCACLGIFLGGLLVKKLNLSALGAVRMAMLVNLVSTACYVSFLFLGCDTGPVAGVTVAYGNETLQSWQRPESACISNCNCYTASVSPVCGSNGVTYLSACFAGCTKPNLTSCTCISSNSEDAVALPGKCPSPGCQQAFLTFLCVICVCSMIGAMAQTPSVIILIRTVSPELKSYALGVLFLLLRLIGFIPPPLIFGMGIDSTCLFWSSVCGEKGACMLYDNVAYRHLYVSIAIVLKSSAFLLYTTTWQCLRKNYRKYIKNSEGYLTPTELFASNVTLDNLGKEITQNPANRTKFIYNLEDHEMCNNMESVL; from the exons atgcaggttaaaaacCAGATCTGCACAGAGCGGAGCAGCACCGACGACCCGGAGCAGGATGACAACCAGAAGAAGACCTCGTGTTTTTCCAACATTAAGATTTTCCTGGTGTCGGAATGTGCGCTCATGTTGGCACAGGGCACCGTGGGCGCCTATCTG gtAAGTGTTCTGACCACTCTGGAGAGACGCTTCAACCTCCAGAGTGCCGATGTGGGCGTCATTGCCAGCAGCTTTGAAATCGGCAACCTGGCCCTCATCCTCTTTGTCAGCTACTTTGGCGCCAAGGCACACAGACCTCGCCTGATTGGCTGCGGTGGGATTGTCATGGCGTTGGGGGCGTTGCTATCAGCCCTGCCGGAGTTCCTGACTCATCAGTACGAGTACGAGGCCGGGGACTCGTGGCACGCTGAGGACGGCAGGGACGTCTGCTCCAACATCACCAGGTCAGAGAACCGAGACTCTGGGTTTAAATGTGGCAACCGAGCCAACACCAACATGATGTACCTTCTGCTAATTGGAGCCCAGGTTCTGCTGGGCATTGGAGCCACACCTGTCCAGCCTCTGGGAGTGTCCTATATCGATGACCATGTCCACAGGAAGGACTCCTCACTGTACATAG gtattttattttcaacGTTAGTGTTTGGCCCGGCCTGTGGCTTCATCTTAGGTTCCGTCTGTACCAAAGTCTATGTTGATGCTGTCTTCATCGACACCA GTAAGCTGGACATCACCCCAGATGATCCTCGCTGGATCGGGGCATGGTGGGGCGGCTTCCTCCTCTGCGGTGCCTTACTCTTCCTGTCGGCCCTCTTCATGTTTGGCTTCCCCCAGGCGCTGGACGAGCAGGACATGGACGGCGGAGGGGAGAGTGAGCAAGCCATGCTGCCTCCTTCCCTGACCCTGGAATACCAGGGCTCTAAACCCAACGGGACAATTCATGGCTTTGATATAAACAGTGGACTCTCAGTCTGTGAGCACCTGAGAG TAATCCCTCGGGTAACCAGGCACTTACTCTCTAATCCGGTGTTCAGCTGCATCACGCTGGCAGCCTGCATGGAGATTGCTGTGGTTGCTGGCTTTGCTGCCTTCCTAGGCAAATACTTGGAGCAGCAGTTCAACCTTACCACCtcctcagccaatcagctgctAG gtATGACGGCTATCCCCTGTGCCTGTCTGGGTATTTTCCTCGGAGGGCTGCTGGTTAAGAAGCTGAACCTGTCTGCACTGGGCGCTGTCCGCATGGCCATGCTGGTCAACCTGGTGTCCACTGCCTGCTAcgtctctttcctcttcctggGATGTGACACTGGACCTGTCGCAGGGGTTACGGTGGCCTATGGCAACGA GACACTGCAGTCTTGGCAGAGACCTGAGTCAGCATGCATCAGTAACTGTAACTGCTACACAGCATCAGTGAGCCCCGTCTGTGGTTCCAATGGAGTCACCTACCTCTCAGCCTGCTTCGCTGGCTGCACCAAACCA AACCTGACCAGCTGTACGTGTATATCCAGCAACAGTGAAGACGCAGTGGCTTTACCAGGGAAGTGTCCCAGTCCAGGTTGTCAGCAGGCATTCCTCACCTTCCTatgtgttatctgtgtgtgcagcatgaTCGGGGCTATGGCCCAGACACCCTctgtcatcatcctcatcag aacTGTGAGTCCAGAGCTTAAATCATACGCCCTCGGAGTTCTGTTCCTGCTCCTGAGACTTATAG GCTTCATCCCTCCCCCTCTGATCTTCGGCATGGGCATCGACTCCACCTGTCTGTTCTGGAGCTCGGTCTGCGGCGAGAAGGGAGCCTGCATGCTGTACGACAACGTGGCCTACAGGCATCTGTACGTCAGCATCGCCATCGTCCTCAAGTCATCAGCCTTCCTCCTGTACACCACCACGTGGCAGTGTTTGAGAAAGAACTACAGGAAATACATCAAGAACAGCGAGGGTTACCTCACTCCCACCGAACTCTTCGCCTCCAATGTGACTCTGGACAACTTGGGCAAGGAGATCACGCAGAATCCAGCCAACAGGACAAAGTTCATATACAACCTGGAGGACCATGAGATGTGTAACAACATGGAGTCAGTTTTATAG
- the LOC108897662 gene encoding solute carrier organic anion transporter family member 3A1 isoform X2 — protein MALGALLSALPEFLTHQYEYEAGDSWHAEDGRDVCSNITRSENRDSGFKCGNRANTNMMYLLLIGAQVLLGIGATPVQPLGVSYIDDHVHRKDSSLYIGILFSTLVFGPACGFILGSVCTKVYVDAVFIDTSKLDITPDDPRWIGAWWGGFLLCGALLFLSALFMFGFPQALDEQDMDGGGESEQAMLPPSLTLEYQGSKPNGTIHGFDINSGLSVCEHLRVIPRVTRHLLSNPVFSCITLAACMEIAVVAGFAAFLGKYLEQQFNLTTSSANQLLGMTAIPCACLGIFLGGLLVKKLNLSALGAVRMAMLVNLVSTACYVSFLFLGCDTGPVAGVTVAYGNETLQSWQRPESACISNCNCYTASVSPVCGSNGVTYLSACFAGCTKPNLTSCTCISSNSEDAVALPGKCPSPGCQQAFLTFLCVICVCSMIGAMAQTPSVIILIRTVSPELKSYALGVLFLLLRLIGFIPPPLIFGMGIDSTCLFWSSVCGEKGACMLYDNVAYRHLYVSIAIVLKSSAFLLYTTTWQCLRKNYRKYIKNSEGYLTPTELFASNVTLDNLGKEITQNPANRTKFIYNLEDHEMCNNMESVL, from the exons ATGGCGTTGGGGGCGTTGCTATCAGCCCTGCCGGAGTTCCTGACTCATCAGTACGAGTACGAGGCCGGGGACTCGTGGCACGCTGAGGACGGCAGGGACGTCTGCTCCAACATCACCAGGTCAGAGAACCGAGACTCTGGGTTTAAATGTGGCAACCGAGCCAACACCAACATGATGTACCTTCTGCTAATTGGAGCCCAGGTTCTGCTGGGCATTGGAGCCACACCTGTCCAGCCTCTGGGAGTGTCCTATATCGATGACCATGTCCACAGGAAGGACTCCTCACTGTACATAG gtattttattttcaacGTTAGTGTTTGGCCCGGCCTGTGGCTTCATCTTAGGTTCCGTCTGTACCAAAGTCTATGTTGATGCTGTCTTCATCGACACCA GTAAGCTGGACATCACCCCAGATGATCCTCGCTGGATCGGGGCATGGTGGGGCGGCTTCCTCCTCTGCGGTGCCTTACTCTTCCTGTCGGCCCTCTTCATGTTTGGCTTCCCCCAGGCGCTGGACGAGCAGGACATGGACGGCGGAGGGGAGAGTGAGCAAGCCATGCTGCCTCCTTCCCTGACCCTGGAATACCAGGGCTCTAAACCCAACGGGACAATTCATGGCTTTGATATAAACAGTGGACTCTCAGTCTGTGAGCACCTGAGAG TAATCCCTCGGGTAACCAGGCACTTACTCTCTAATCCGGTGTTCAGCTGCATCACGCTGGCAGCCTGCATGGAGATTGCTGTGGTTGCTGGCTTTGCTGCCTTCCTAGGCAAATACTTGGAGCAGCAGTTCAACCTTACCACCtcctcagccaatcagctgctAG gtATGACGGCTATCCCCTGTGCCTGTCTGGGTATTTTCCTCGGAGGGCTGCTGGTTAAGAAGCTGAACCTGTCTGCACTGGGCGCTGTCCGCATGGCCATGCTGGTCAACCTGGTGTCCACTGCCTGCTAcgtctctttcctcttcctggGATGTGACACTGGACCTGTCGCAGGGGTTACGGTGGCCTATGGCAACGA GACACTGCAGTCTTGGCAGAGACCTGAGTCAGCATGCATCAGTAACTGTAACTGCTACACAGCATCAGTGAGCCCCGTCTGTGGTTCCAATGGAGTCACCTACCTCTCAGCCTGCTTCGCTGGCTGCACCAAACCA AACCTGACCAGCTGTACGTGTATATCCAGCAACAGTGAAGACGCAGTGGCTTTACCAGGGAAGTGTCCCAGTCCAGGTTGTCAGCAGGCATTCCTCACCTTCCTatgtgttatctgtgtgtgcagcatgaTCGGGGCTATGGCCCAGACACCCTctgtcatcatcctcatcag aacTGTGAGTCCAGAGCTTAAATCATACGCCCTCGGAGTTCTGTTCCTGCTCCTGAGACTTATAG GCTTCATCCCTCCCCCTCTGATCTTCGGCATGGGCATCGACTCCACCTGTCTGTTCTGGAGCTCGGTCTGCGGCGAGAAGGGAGCCTGCATGCTGTACGACAACGTGGCCTACAGGCATCTGTACGTCAGCATCGCCATCGTCCTCAAGTCATCAGCCTTCCTCCTGTACACCACCACGTGGCAGTGTTTGAGAAAGAACTACAGGAAATACATCAAGAACAGCGAGGGTTACCTCACTCCCACCGAACTCTTCGCCTCCAATGTGACTCTGGACAACTTGGGCAAGGAGATCACGCAGAATCCAGCCAACAGGACAAAGTTCATATACAACCTGGAGGACCATGAGATGTGTAACAACATGGAGTCAGTTTTATAG